A DNA window from Vigna angularis cultivar LongXiaoDou No.4 chromosome 1, ASM1680809v1, whole genome shotgun sequence contains the following coding sequences:
- the LOC108346703 gene encoding uncharacterized protein LOC108346703 isoform X1, with product MATEMEELISFLSSPSPQITKAAVDIVRGLTGSVEGMQSLANYSNSLLPALSRLITLPKEVSEAAAEALVNLSQNSSLAEAMVRLGIVKTTMDVLYKPECGIAQLLVMLLVNLTQLDAGVTAVLQIEDEKVHGLYVMKLVRSFCRTTHDSDDDAFEHVGSILVNISKQREGRKLLLDPKRGLLKQITRQFDSNSSLRKKGVSGTIRNCCFEAESQLQNLLLVSEFLWPALLLPVAGNKIYSEQDRSKMPLELGTALSIDREPVNDPEIRIQALEAIYLIILQDAGRRAFWSVNGPRIVQIGYEDEEDPKVMEAYEQLGSLLVHSSSAEEPSSETPQ from the exons ATGGCGACGGAGATGGAAGAACTCATCTCCTTTCTATCTTCTCCTTCGCCGCAG ATCACAAAAGCCGCCGTCGACATAGTTCGCGGCTTAACCGGTTCCGTCGAAGGCATGCAGTCCCTCGCAAATTATTCAAACTCCCTCCTACCCGCGTTGTCTCGCCTCATAACGCTTCCCAAG GAGGTTTCGGAGGCTGCGGCGGAGGCCCTGGTGAATTTGTCGCAGAATTCGAGTCTAGCCGAAGCGATGGTTCGATTGGGAATAGTGAAAACAACGATGGATGTTTTGTACAAGCCCGAGTGCGGTATTGCGCAATTGCTTGTCATGCTTTTGGTCAACCTCACTCAACTTGATGCTGGTGTCACTGCCGTGCTTCAG ATTGAAGATGAGAAAGTGCATGGATTGTATGTTATGAAGCTTGTTAGATCGTTTTGTAGAACCACCCATGACAGTGACG ATGATGCTTTTGAACATGTTGGTTCAATACTTGTTAACATATCCAAGCAGCGGGAAGGGAGGAAGCTTCTACTTGATCCAAAACGGGGTCTCTTGAAGCAGATAACCAGACAGTTTGATTCAAACAGTTCATTGAGAAAGAAAGGG GTCTCTGGAACTATTCGCAACTGTTGCTTTGAGGCTGAGAGTCAGCTTCAAAATTTGCTCTTGGTATCAGAGTTTCTCTGGCCTGCGTTACTTCTTCCTGTAGCTGGCAACAAG ATTTACAGTGAACAAGACAGATCGAAAATGCCACTTGAACTTGGGACCGCACTCTCAATTGATCGTGAACCTGTTAATGATCCAGAAATTCGTATTCAGGCCTTGGAAGCCATATACTTAATCATATTGCAG GATGCAGGTCGGAGGGCCTTTTGGTCTGTAAATGGACCTAGAATAGTACAAATCGGttatgaagatgaggaagatcCAAAGGTTATGGAAGCATACGAGCAACTGGGATCCTTG TTGGTTCACAGCAGCAGTGCGGAGGAACCATCCAGTGAGACCCCTCAGTAG
- the LOC108346703 gene encoding uncharacterized protein LOC108346703 isoform X2 gives MATEMEELISFLSSPSPQITKAAVDIVRGLTGSVEGMQSLANYSNSLLPALSRLITLPKEVSEAAAEALVNLSQNSSLAEAMVRLGIVKTTMDVLYKPECGIAQLLVMLLVNLTQLDAGVTAVLQIEDEKVHGLYVMKLVRSFCRTTHDSDDDAFEHVGSILVNISKQREGRKLLLDPKRGLLKQITRQFDSNSSLRKKGIYSEQDRSKMPLELGTALSIDREPVNDPEIRIQALEAIYLIILQDAGRRAFWSVNGPRIVQIGYEDEEDPKVMEAYEQLGSLLVHSSSAEEPSSETPQ, from the exons ATGGCGACGGAGATGGAAGAACTCATCTCCTTTCTATCTTCTCCTTCGCCGCAG ATCACAAAAGCCGCCGTCGACATAGTTCGCGGCTTAACCGGTTCCGTCGAAGGCATGCAGTCCCTCGCAAATTATTCAAACTCCCTCCTACCCGCGTTGTCTCGCCTCATAACGCTTCCCAAG GAGGTTTCGGAGGCTGCGGCGGAGGCCCTGGTGAATTTGTCGCAGAATTCGAGTCTAGCCGAAGCGATGGTTCGATTGGGAATAGTGAAAACAACGATGGATGTTTTGTACAAGCCCGAGTGCGGTATTGCGCAATTGCTTGTCATGCTTTTGGTCAACCTCACTCAACTTGATGCTGGTGTCACTGCCGTGCTTCAG ATTGAAGATGAGAAAGTGCATGGATTGTATGTTATGAAGCTTGTTAGATCGTTTTGTAGAACCACCCATGACAGTGACG ATGATGCTTTTGAACATGTTGGTTCAATACTTGTTAACATATCCAAGCAGCGGGAAGGGAGGAAGCTTCTACTTGATCCAAAACGGGGTCTCTTGAAGCAGATAACCAGACAGTTTGATTCAAACAGTTCATTGAGAAAGAAAGGG ATTTACAGTGAACAAGACAGATCGAAAATGCCACTTGAACTTGGGACCGCACTCTCAATTGATCGTGAACCTGTTAATGATCCAGAAATTCGTATTCAGGCCTTGGAAGCCATATACTTAATCATATTGCAG GATGCAGGTCGGAGGGCCTTTTGGTCTGTAAATGGACCTAGAATAGTACAAATCGGttatgaagatgaggaagatcCAAAGGTTATGGAAGCATACGAGCAACTGGGATCCTTG TTGGTTCACAGCAGCAGTGCGGAGGAACCATCCAGTGAGACCCCTCAGTAG